The following proteins are co-located in the Mobula hypostoma chromosome 4, sMobHyp1.1, whole genome shotgun sequence genome:
- the LOC134344841 gene encoding C-C motif chemokine 20-like has product MKQIVCNCGNLSLAMLIGLLMLSTMERLPFADAQSPVDCCLSYSSKPLPLKVIRGYVWQYSNELCSIDAIIIYTKRRLSICANPEDKWVKNIISGFLKREIKKN; this is encoded by the exons ATGAAACAAATTGTCTGTAACTGTGGGAACCTGTCGTTGGCAATGCTGATCGGCCTGTTGATGCTGAGCACAATGGAGAGGTTGCCATTTGCAG ATGCTCAGTCTCCAGTTGACTGTTGTCTTTCATATTCATCAAAACCTTTACCTTTGAAAGTTATCAGAGGCTATGTTTGGCAGTATTCAAATGAACTCTGCAGCATAGATGCTATCAT aaTTTACACAAAGAGACGCCTAAGTATATGTGCAAACCCTGAAGATAAGTGGGTGAAAAATATAATCAGTGGCTTTCTGAA GAGAGAAATAAAAAAGAATTGA